In Candidatus Cetobacterium colombiensis, the DNA window GCTGAAGAAATCTATAAAGATGCACAAGCTAAACAACAAGGTGGAGCTGCTCCTGAAAACAACGCTAATGACGACGTTGCTGATGCTGAGATAGTTGACTAATATTAGTAATTAATATATACTTTAATTAAGGGATAGAGTTTGCTCTATCCCTTATTTTGAGAAACGGAGGATTTTTTTAAATGGCTAAGAGAGACTTTTATGAAGTTTTAGGGATTAGTAAGGGGGCTTCTGATACAGAAATAAAAAAAGCATATAGAAAAGCTGCTATGAAATATCACCCAGATAAATTTAGTGGTGCTAGTGATACAGAGAAAAAAGAAGCTGAAGATAAATTTAAAGAGATTAATGAGGCATATCAAGTTCTTTCAGATGAAAATAAAAGAGCTCAATATGATAAATTTGGTCATGCTGCCTTTGAAAATGGTGGCGGCGGAGCTGGTGGCTTTGGTGGCGGCTTCGGCGGTGGCTTTGAAGATTTAGGAGATATCTTTGGTTCCTTCTTTGGTGGTGGAGGTGGTTTCGGAGGATTCGGTGGTTTTGGTGGTTCTCGTCAAAGAGGTCCTGAACCAGGTGAAGATTTAAGATACAATCTTGAACTAACGTTAGAAGAAGCAGCAAAAGGTGTTGAAAAAACTTTAAAATACAAGAGAACTGGTACTTGTGGAACTTGTCATGGAACTGGTGCACAAGAAGGTTCAAAAATGAGTAAGTGTTCTAAATGTAATGGAACTGGTACAATACATGTGACTCAAAGAACAGTTTTTGGAAACTTCCAAACTGCTCAAGAATGTGATGCTTGTCATGGTAAAGGTGAAGTTCCAGAGAAAAAATGTAAAAAATGTCATGGAACTGGAATAGATACTGAAACAGTTGAAAAAACTATTAAAATTCCTGCTGGTATTGATGATGGACAAAAACTTAGACTTTCTGGAATGGGTAATGCTAGTACAGAAGGTGGACCAAATGGTGATTTATATGTTTATATTATAGTTAAGCATCACCCATTCTTTGAAAGAAATGGAGATGACATAATATGTAATGTTCCAATTACTTTTGCTAGGGCTGCTCTTGGAGGAGAAATAGAGATTCCTACATTAAATGGTAAGAAAACTATTAAAATTCCTGCTGGAACACAAAATGACAAAATGTTTAGAATGAAAGGTGAAGGTATTAAAAATCCAAGAAGTCCTTACACTGGAGATCAAATTGTTAGAATAAAAATCGAAGTTCCTGTTAACCTTAATGCAGAACAACAAGATCTTTTAAAGAAATTTGATGAAAGTTTAAAAGATAAAAACCACAAAGATAATAAGAATTTCTTCGATAAATTAAAAAATTTCTTCTCTTAAATTTATTGAAAAGAAAATAACCTTATGGTATACTTATTTTAGAAAACTATATTATCCAAGGGGGCTATAAGATGAACGAATTATTCGCTAAATATGGTGGAATGATACTTACATTTGCTATTTGGGCAGCTGTATTTTATTTCTTACTTATTTTACCAAACAAAAAGAAGCAAAAGAAACATCAGGAAATGTTGGATTCATTAAAAGAGGGAGCTGAAGTTGTTACTACTGGAGGTATAAAAGGTACTATTTCTAGTATTGGCCCTGAGTTTTTAACTATTAGAATTGATAAAGGTGTTAATATCCAAGTTCTTAAGAATTCTATTTCAAGAGTTTTAAAATAAAATATTCATAAAGGATGGAATTGGAAACTTTTCCATCCTATTTTATTATTCTAAGTCAATGGAGAAAATTTTATGAAAAAATATATTACGTTTTTTTTATTTTTATTATTTTCACTAAGTATTTTTGCTAATAGCTCAATCAAAAATATTAGATTAAATAATAATCCACCTCAA includes these proteins:
- the dnaJ gene encoding molecular chaperone DnaJ, whose translation is MAKRDFYEVLGISKGASDTEIKKAYRKAAMKYHPDKFSGASDTEKKEAEDKFKEINEAYQVLSDENKRAQYDKFGHAAFENGGGGAGGFGGGFGGGFEDLGDIFGSFFGGGGGFGGFGGFGGSRQRGPEPGEDLRYNLELTLEEAAKGVEKTLKYKRTGTCGTCHGTGAQEGSKMSKCSKCNGTGTIHVTQRTVFGNFQTAQECDACHGKGEVPEKKCKKCHGTGIDTETVEKTIKIPAGIDDGQKLRLSGMGNASTEGGPNGDLYVYIIVKHHPFFERNGDDIICNVPITFARAALGGEIEIPTLNGKKTIKIPAGTQNDKMFRMKGEGIKNPRSPYTGDQIVRIKIEVPVNLNAEQQDLLKKFDESLKDKNHKDNKNFFDKLKNFFS
- the yajC gene encoding preprotein translocase subunit YajC, which produces MNELFAKYGGMILTFAIWAAVFYFLLILPNKKKQKKHQEMLDSLKEGAEVVTTGGIKGTISSIGPEFLTIRIDKGVNIQVLKNSISRVLK